One part of the Quercus lobata isolate SW786 chromosome 7, ValleyOak3.0 Primary Assembly, whole genome shotgun sequence genome encodes these proteins:
- the LOC115951714 gene encoding uncharacterized protein LOC115951714 yields MESGNGQSCFEWNYKLVLLGDWYHPDVSKDSKAGEVFKSIRHAYEVLSNEATRTQYDQELKFHEDTDRPYRGKWDQSPEYEARVRIYRWAELRWKMQHERHWERYNVREDNSSDNEVDEVVEEGNTDEERGPFTEVLRSAFLSLFLLQTFGSRLSLTFSSLMALFDRKLDAGYKIGYVIAWIMGGRGGVLLTLCLSFASWVCGKTSSSIVALVVVAMWVGSNLARYAPLPQGALLTLLYMSIKLQVDLK; encoded by the exons ATGGAGTCCGGCAATGGTCAAAGTTGCTTTGAATGGAACTACAAATTGGTGCTTTTGGGAGATTGG TATCATCCTGATGTTAGCAAGGATTCAAAAGCTGGTGAGGTATTCAAGAGTATCCGTCATGCATATGAA GTACTGTCTAATGAAGCAACAAGGACTCAGTATGACCAAGAACTCAAATTTCATGAAGATACTGACAGGCCATATAGAGGAAAATGGGACCAAAGCCCTGAATATGAAGCCAGGGTAAGGATTTATAGGTGGGCTGAACTGAGGTGGAAAATGCAACATGAGAGACATTGGGAACGTTATAATGTCAGGGAAGATAATTCCTCCGATAATGAAGTAGATGAGGTGGTTGAAGAAGGGAATACAGATGAAGAGAGAGGTCCCTTCACCGAAGTGCTTAGATCTGCCtttctatctttatttttactGCAGACATTTGGATCCAGATTGTCTCTCACCTTTAGTAGCCTCATGGCTTTGTTCGATAGGAAGTTGGATGCTGGGTATAAGATTGGTTATGTAATTGCATGGATAATGGGTGGGAGGGGTGGCGTTTTGCTAACATTGTGCCTCTCATTTGCAAGTTGGGTTTGTGGAAAAACCAGTAGCAGTATAGTTGCTCTAGTGGTGGTAGCCATGTGGGTAGGCTCCAATCTTGCAAGGTATGCACCACTTCCACAGGGCGCACTGCTTACTCTTCTGTACATGTCTATTAAGCTGCAGGTCGATTTAAAGTAA
- the LOC115952973 gene encoding uncharacterized protein LOC115952973 translates to MCPMRFILVFFSAILAGYFAWRTVRSSPETENIFEDSTVENISMKDKQEFNLRKTIHNGFWVFVDMASGKYLWRNLRDMRNNEKVKSC, encoded by the exons ATGTGTCCTATGAGGTTCATCTTGGTGTTTTTCTCTGCAATACTAGCAGGATATTTTGCATGGCGGACGGTTCGTTCTTCGCCAGAGACAGAAAACATTTTTGAGGACTCTACGGTTGAAAATATATCAATGAAAGATAAACAAGAATTCAATCTGAGAAAG ACAATTCATAATGGGTTCTGGGTATTCGTTGACATGGCCAGCGGGAAGTACTTATGGAGGAATCTGAGGGACATGAGAAACAATGAGAAAGTCAAGAGCTGCTAA